The sequence below is a genomic window from Massilia oculi.
TGCCGCCCGCATGACGCGCGTTGCCCGAGGCAGCGAAGGTGTCGGGCAGGTAGTAGTCGATCTCGACGCCGTTGCGCTCGGCGTTGGCGCGCGCCGACTCGATCGCCTGCGGATCGATGTCGACGCCGGCGACGTCGTGCGCGCCCAGCTTCTTGGCCACCATCGCCAGGATGCCCGAGCCGCAACCGTAGTCCAGCACCGACTTGCCCGGCGCCGGATGGGCCTCGAGCCATTCCATGCACAGGCGGGTGGTCGGATGGCTGCCGGTGCCGAAGGCCAGGCCCGGATCGAGTTCGAGGATCAGGCCATTCGGGTCTGGCGCCTCGTGCCAGCTCGGCACGACCCAGATGTTCTTGCCGATGTGGATGGGCTCGAACTGCGACTGGGTCAGGCGCACCCAGTCGGCGTCTTCCACCTTGCGGGTGGTGAAGGCCGGGACGACCGCCAGCTTGACCGCCTGCGCGGCCTCGGTGACGATCGCCAGCTGGTCGGCGTCTGCCTCGAGCAGGGCCACGACGCGGCTGTGGTCCCATGCGGCCTGGGTCGGTTCCATGCCCGGTTCGCCGAACAGGGGTTTTTCGTCTTCGGTGCCTTCGTCCGCATCCTCGACGGACACCGACAGCGCGCCGGCTTCCATCAGGGCGTCGGACAGCGCTTCCGCGTGGTCGCGGGCGATCTCGATGACGACTTCAGTCCAGCTCATTCTTGTACCTTGGCTTCCGATTTGGCGCCGAGCGCCGTTTCCTTCGGCAGGTCGGGCTTGGCGGCCAGCTTCTGCTCCAGGTAGTGGATATTGGTGCCGCCTTCGATGAACCGGGCGTCGACCATCAGTTCGCGGTGCAGCGGAATATTGGTGAGGATACCTTCGACCACCATTTCGGAGAGCGCGATTTGCATGCGGCGGATCGCTTGCTCACGGGTCGCACCGTAAGAAATTACCTTGCCGATCATCGAGTCGTAATGAGGTGGCACATAGTAGCCCGCATACGAGTGCGAATCGACACGGATGCCAGGGCCGCCCGGTGGGTGCCAGCCGGTGATGCGGCCTGGCGACGGGGTGAACTTGAACGGGTCCTCGGCATTGATGCGGCACTCGATCGAATGACCCGACAGCATGATGTCGCGCTGGCGGAAGCGCAGCTTCTCGCCGCAGGCGATGCGGATCTGCTCCTGCACGATGTCGATCCCGGTGATCATCTCGGTGACCGGGTGCTCGACCTGGACGCGGGTGTTCATCTCGATGAAGTAGAACTCGCCGTTCTCGTACAGGAATTCGAAGGTGCCGGCGCCGCGGTAGCCGATCTTGCGGCAGGCTTCGGCGCAGCGGTCGCCGATCTTCTCGATGAGCTTGCGCGGGATGCCCGGCGCCGGCGCTTCCTCGATCACCTTCTGGTGGCGGCGCTGCATCGAGCAGTCGCGTTCGCCCAGCCAGACGGCGTTTTTATGTTCGTCGGCCAGGATCTGGATTTCCACGTGACGCGGATTTTCCAGATACTTCTCCATATAGACTTCCGGATTGCCGAAGGCGGTGCCGGCTTCGGTCTTGGTCATCTGCACGGCGTTCAGGAGTGCGGCTTCGGTATGCACCACGCGCATGCCGCGGCCGCCGCCGCCGCCGGCGGCCTTGATGATGACCGGGTAGCCGATGCGGCGCGCGGTCTGCACGATTTCCTTCGGATCGTCCGGCAGGGCGCCGTCCGAACCCGGCACGCACGGCACGCCGGCCTTGATCATCGCCTGCTTGGCCGAGACCTTGTCGCCCATCAGGCGGATCGAGTCGGAACGCGGGCCGATGAAGACGAAGCCGGACTTTTCGACGCGCTCGGCGAAGTCGGCGTTCTCGGACAGGAAGCCATAGCCCGGGTGGATCGCTTCGGCGTCGGTCACTTCGGCCGCGCTGATGATCGCGGGCATGTTCAGGTAGCTGAGGGTCGATTGCGCCGGTCCGATGCAGACCGATTCGTCCGCCAGTTTCACGTACTTGGCGTCCTTGTCGGCCTCGGAGTGGACGACGACCGTCTTGATGCCCAGCTCGCGGCAGGCGCGCTGGATACGCAGCGCGATTTCACCACGGTTGGCGATGAGGATTTTTTCAAACATGGTAGGTCCGGTATTCAGTGAAAACCGGCGCGGCTGAAAGAACAGGCGGCGCCGGACACGTCATGGGTGAGCCGGCGGCGCGCGTCGTGAGCGCTGGCCGGCTTGGAGAAGCAGATCAGCCGATCACGAACAGTGGCTGGCCGAATTCGACCGGCTGGCCGTTTTCCACGAGGATCTTGGTGACGGTGCCGGACACGTCGGCATCGATTTCGTTCAGGAGCTTCATCGCTTCGATGATGCACAGGGTGTCGCCTTCCTTGATGCTCTGGCCGACTTCGACGAAGGCGGCGGCGCCAGGCGCGGACGAGCGGTAGAAGGTGCCGACCATCGGCGACTTGACCACGTGGCCGGTCGGTTCGGCGGCCACGGCCGGCGCGGCGACCGGTGCCGGCGCGGCGGCTGGAGCAGCGGCGGGCGCCGAGTATTGCTGCACGCCCTGGTGCGGCAGCATGACCATCTGGTTCTGCGGGATTGCGGACGACTTGACGATGCGAACCTTGCTTTCGCCTTCGGTCACTTCGAGTTCGGCGATGTCCGATTCAGCGACCAGGTCGATCAAGGTCTTGAGTTTTCGTAGATCCATGTGAAACCCCTTGGAATTATTCGTTTTAGAGAGCAGGCCGCTGCGTCGGAATGGGTCGCGCGGCCGCTGTTACATGAAGTTGACGTAGATTAACGCTATTTAAGTGCGAAGTCGATGGCAAACCGATATCCGTCCGCTCCCAGTCCGCAGATCACGCCGCGCGCAATGCCGGACAAATAGGAGTGGTGCCGGAAGGACTCGCGTTGGTGGACATTTGAAATATGCACCTCCACGAAGGGAATGGCCACCGAGGCGAACGCATCGCGCAGGGCTACGCTGGTATGGGTCAGGCCGCCAGGGTTGATGACGATGAAATCCACGCCCTCGGCACGCGCGGCATGGATGCGGTCGATCAACGCTCCCTCATGGTTACTCTGGAAATACTCCAGCGCCGCGCCGGCCTGGCTGGCCTGCGTGACTGCCGCTTGTTCGATGTCGGCCAACGTCGTCGTACCGTACACCGCCGGTTCCCGCGTCCCCAATAAATTGAGGTTGGGGCCGTTCAGCAGCAGTAGCTTTTTCGCCATGGTGAGAGTCTGGTTGCCCGAAAGTCAGGCATTGTGCCGCCTAGCTCAGCTATTGGCAAGCAGTAAAATTGCCAGTCGATAGGGGAAGTTGGCGGCAGTTATAATCGTACGGTCGTTCACAATTTGGCGCGTCACGATCCCAGTTTGGCGAGATCGGCGCGCAATTCATCGAACTTCAGTTCGCCCAGATAAGTCTTGATCACCTGCCCATCGGCGCCAATCAACACGGTATACGGCAAGCCGCCATTCGTATTGCCGAACCCGCGCGACAGCTCGGTGCCGCCCATGCCGCCCACGTACAGCGGATAGGTGACGTTCATTTTTGCGGCAAACTCGCTCATATTGGTGGGCGAATCGATGCCGATGCCGATCACGTTGAAGCGCTTGCCGCCATCCTCGCTCGCCAGGTGCATCAGTTCGGGCATTTCGCGCACGCAGGGACCGCACCAGGTGGCCCAGAAATTCACCAGGAGGGGCTTGCCCTTCCACTGGGCCAGCGGCTGGGGCTTGCCTTCGAGGTCGTTGAGCGACTGCGCATACAGGTTGACGGCCGGGTTGGTGACCTGGCCGTCGCGGGCGACGGTGGTCGGGGCTGGCAGCACGCTTTGCGCCGGTTTCTTGTAGACCGCCACCACGGCGCCCATCACGCCGAACAGCGCGGCGACTGCCGCATACGCGGCCAGATGTTTCTTGTTCATTCGTCAGCTTCCATCAGTTTCCACTCCGGTCGTCCGCCGCGATCAGGGCGCGCAGGCCGCTCATGTCGATGCGTTGCGGACGGCCGTCGGGGCGCGGCTTGAGGGCGCCGCGCAGGTCTTGATATTCATACAGTTCGGCATGCACCGTTTCCTTCATCCAGGGGAAGGTCACGGTCTCGACCGGCGCATGGCGGCCGCCCTTGAAATGCGGGGTTTCCGAGATGTCGATATTAACATTACGGTTGAGCAAGTAGATCTCTACTTCTTTGGCACTGTCGGCGAACAGCTGGAGGTGGATGTCGTCGTGCTCGCCTGCGGTGCCGTTGAGGACGGCGCCGGTGAGATAGGGGTTGAAGTCGGCCAGGGCTTCCATCGCCTGCAGCGCGGTCGCGCGCAGGTGCGCCAGGCGCCCGGTGTGCGCAGCGCCGCCGAACAGGGCCAGGTATTTGCGCACCTCTTCCTCGACTTGCCCGTCGTCGGGCAGCATATTCGGTTTCGGCGCAGTCACGCCCAGGACCTGGCGGGCGGCCTTGCGGCGGGCGGTATCGAGATCGGCGCCGTCCTGCGCGACCAGGCGCGCAGCAAGCAGGGCGATCTCGTTACGCAACTGGAGGAGATCGGTGTTCAGATTCGGCATCATGCCTTGGATCATACTCTTGAACGGAAAATGACAGCGGCTCGGGTAGAATCGCGTATTCGTCAATTCACTTCCGGTTAGCTATTTTATCCATGCACATTCATATCCTCGGCATCTGCGGCACCTTCATGGGCGGCCTGGCCGTCCTGGCCAAGGAGGCGGGCCACCGCGTGACCGGTTGCGACGCCAACGTCTATCCTCCGATGAGCATTCAGCTGGAAGCCCAGGGGATCGAACTGATCCAGGGCTATGGCCCGGAACAGGTGGCGCTGAATCCCGACCTGTATGTGATCGGTAATGTCATGACACGCGGCAATCCGCTGATCGAAGAGATCCTGAACCGCGGCCTGCCGTATGTCTCCGGCCCGCAGTGGATCGGCGAACACATCTTGCGCGAAAAATGGGTGCTGGCCGTGGCCGGCACGCACGGCAAGACCACGACCACCTCGATGCTGGCCTGGATCCTGGAAGACGCGGGCTATGCGCCTGGATTTCTGATCGGCGGCGTGCCGATGAATTTCGGGGTCTCGGCGCGCCTGCATGGCGACAAACCGAGCGACTTCTTCGTGATCGAGGCCGACGAATACGACACCGCCTTCTTCGACAAGCGCAGCAAGTTCGTGCACTACCACGCCAAGACGGCGGTGCTGAACAACCTGGAATACGACCACGCCGACATCTTCCCCGACATCGGTGCCATCGAGACCCAGTTCCACCATCTGGTGCGCACCGTGCCGGGCGTGGGCCGGCTGGTCGTGAATGGCGATGAGGCGTCGATCGGCCGCGTGCTCAAACGCGGCTGCTGGAGCGACAAGGAAAGCTTCGGCTCGGCCGACGGCGTCGACTGGGCCATGGTCGAGCATCCGGGCGGCGCCAGCTTCGACGTCCTTTTCAAGGGCGAACTGCAAGGCACCGTGGGTTGGGACCTGACGGGCAAGCACAACCGCTCGAACGCGCTGGCCGCGATCGCCGCCGCCCGCCACGTCGGCGTGCCGACCGCCCAGGCAATCGACTCGCTGGCGCGCTTCCAGAACGTGAAGCGCCGCATGGAAGTGCGCGGCGTGGTCAACGATATTACGGTGTACGACGATTTCGCCCATCATCCGACGGCGATCGCCACCACGGTCGGCGGCCTGCGCCAGAAGCTGGGCACGGGCGGGCGCATCCTGGCCGTGCTCGAACCGCGCTCGAACACGATGAAGCTGGGCGCCATGAAGGATGCGCTGCCGGGCAGCCTGAAGGATGCCGACCTGGTGTTCGGCTTCGGCAGCCAGCAGGCGCTGGGCTGGTCGCTGGCCGACGCCTTGACACCGCTGGGCAAGATCGCGCACAGCTTCGACCAGATCGACTATATGGTGCAGGCCATCGTGCAACAGGCGCAACCGGGCGACCACATCCTCGTGATGAGCAATGGCGGCTTCGGTGGCGTGCACCAGAAGCTTCTGGACGCCCTGGCGCCATGAGCTCGTCGCCTTACCTGCTGTACCTGCACGGCTTTCGTTCCTCGCCGCGCTCGTTCAAGGCGCGCGTGGTGCAGGAACAGCTCGAGCAGGCCGGCCTGGGCGAAAGACTGATCTGCCCGCAGCTGCCGGCGTCGCCGAAGGCGGCGATCGACCTCGCGCTGGCGCTGGTGGAACGACTCGCGCCCGCCAACCTGGCCATCGTCGGCTCGTCGCTGGGCGGCTTTTATGCGACCTGGCTGGCCGAACGCCTGGGCGTGCGCGCGGCCGTCATCAATCCTTCCGTCGATCCGACCCGCAATCTGGAAAAGCACGTGGGCGTGACCACCGCCTGGCACTCCGACGAACCGTTCGAATTCCGCCAGGAGTACATCGGCGAGCTGCACGACCTGCGCGTGGCGCGGATCACCCGCCCCGAGCGTTACTTCCTGCTGGCCGCGACCGGCGACGAAGTGCTGGACTACCGCGACATGGTGGCCCACTATGCTGGAGCGCGCCAGCACGTGATCGAGGGCAGCGACCATGCGATCTCGGAATTCCCGCAGTATGTGGATGAAGTGCTGGCGTTTTGCGGTCTCGGGCCGGTGGGCGCGGCGCAGTGAAGGGGAAATCGTTGCGCCTGGCTGCCTGGCAGCCGCATGCGCGCGCGGTGCGCGCGCCTGAAGGCATGCACGACTGGCTGGTCACACCCGGTTCGCTGACGGCGCGCCTGGTGGCCAGCAGCGACGCGTTCCGCGTGCGCCGCCTGCACCAGCGCAGCGCCACCTGTCTGGCAGACGAGGCGCAGGCGATCGGCCTGGCGCGTCCACAGCGGGCCTGGGAACGCGAAGTGCTGCTCGAGTGCGACGGCGAGCCGGTGGTGTTCGCCCACACGGTGGTGCCGATGGATTGCGACGCCACCGATTGGCCGCTGTTCTCGGCGCTGGGCGAGCGTTCGCTGGGCACCACGCTGTTCTACGATCCGCTGGTGCGGCGTGGACAACTGGAATTTGCGCGCTTGTCTGCCGACCATCCGCTGGTGCGCCGTGCGCACGCGGCGCTCGGCGGGCAAGGCGCCACCGACACGACTATTTATTATGCGCGGCGCTGCGTCTATCGCCGCCGTCAAGGCCTGCTCCTGGTCACCGAGGTATTCTTGCCGGCGGTACTGACCCTGGGAGCGGCTGCAACCATGAAGAACATTACTTAATATGAACGTATTTTTCGAGGAATCGGGCGACTTCAAGGTCGGCGCCATCCTGTCGCAAGCGGGCGAGGCCTACCAGGTGGAGATGCCGAGCGGTAAGCGCACCAAGGTCAAGACGCGCGACGTGCTGCTGCAGTTCGACAAGCCCGAGCCGCAAGCCCTGCTGGATGCGGCCAAGGCGATCGTTCTTGATGTCGATCTCGACTTCCTGTGGGAAGTCGCGGGCGAAGAAGAATTCGGTTTCGCCGAGCTGGGCGCCGAATACTTCGGCCACGCGCCGCTGCCGCACGAAGCGGCCGGCCTGGTGCTGGCCCTGCACGGTTCGCCGATCTATTTCTACAAGAAGGGCCGCGGCCGCTACAAGGCGGCGCCGGAACAGTCGCTCAAAGCCGCGCTGGCCGGCATCGAAAAGAAAAAGCAGCAGGCCATCGTCCAGGCCGGCTATGTGGAAGAACTGAAAGCGGGCAAGCTGCCCGCTTCGATGCAGCAGATCGTGCACCAGCTGCTGTTCAAGCCCGACAAGAACACCATCGAATACAAGGCCTTCGAGACGGCCGCCAGCGAACTGCAGACCAGCGCGCCGCGCCTGATGCTGGACGTCGGCGGCCTGGCCTCGCCCAAGGAGCTGCACATGGGCCGCTTCCTGTTCGAGCACTTCCCGCGCGGCGCCGGTTTCGCGCCCGTGGAGATCCCGAAGGCGCCGGGCGACCTGCCGCTGGCCAACGTGGCCGCCTTCTCGATCGACGACGTCACTACCACCGAGATCGACGACGCCTTCTCGGTCGTGCGCCTGGACGACGGCAGCGTGCAGGTCGGCATCCACATCGCGGCGCCGGGCCTGGGCATCCGCCCGGACGACGCGATCGACAAGATCGCCCGCGCGCGCATGTCGACCGTGTATATGCCTGGCGACAAGATCACGATGCTGCCGGACGAGGTGGTGAATGCCTTCACCCTGGCCGAGGGCAACGATTGCCCGGCCTTGTCGCTGTACGCCGTGCTCGATCCGAGCGACTGGAGCGTCAAGTCGACCACGACCCGCGCCGAGCGCGTGCCGGTCAAGAACAACCTGCGCCACAACGACCTCGATCACGTGGTCAATGAAGAAACGCTGGAGAGCGGCGCGGGCGACTATCCGCACAAGGACGAGCTGGGCCTGCTGTGGAAGTGGGCGCTGCAGCTGGAAGCGGGCCGCATGAAGAAGCGCGAGGCCTTCGGCCTCAAGCCGGAACAGGCGAACCGGGTCGACTTCAATTTCTACGTCGAGGACGACGTGGTCTCGATCGTGCGCCGCAAGCGCGGCGCGCCGCTGGACAAGATCGTGGCCGAGCTGATGATCTTCGCCAACAGCACCTGGGGCAAGCTGCTGCACGACTCGGGCGTGCCGGGCATCTACCGCTCGCAGACGCCGGGCGCCGGCGGCTGGGCCGCCAAGATGCAGGTGCGCATGGTCACGCACGCGGCGCCGCACCAGGGCCTGGGCGTGGACCAGTACGCCTGGAGCACCTCGCCGCTGCGCCGCTACACCGACCTGGTCAACCAGTGGCAGATCCTGGCCGCCGCCGAACACGGCGTGACGGCGCCGCTGGTGGCCCCGTTCAAGCACCGCGACGCGACCCTGTTCGCGATCGTCTCGAGCTTCGACGCGGCCTATTCGGCCTATAACGACTTCCAGCAGAACATGGAGCGCTACTGGTGCCTGCGCTGGCTGGGGCAGGAGAACGTCAAGCAGGCCGACGCCGTCGTGCTGAAGGACGAGCTGGTGCGCCTGGTCGACGTGCCGCTGGTGGTGCGCCTGACCGGCATGCCCTCAGCGCCGCGCGGCGCCCAGGTGAAACTCGACATCGTGCGCTGGGACGAGATCGACCTGCAGCTCGAAGCGCGCCTGCTCGAAGTGGCGTCCGCCGAACCGGATGCATCGCTCGACTACGAGGAAGAAGCGGACACCGGCGAAGCGGCCGTGGCCGAGGTGGTCGAGGCCGAAGGCGCGGTGGCGGCGGTCGATACCGGGGATGCGCCGCAGCCGGCGCCGGCGTCGGCGCAGTAATCGGCGAAGTAGGGCATGGATCGTGGTGGACGGTTGCACCGTTCACCACAGCTGTTATCGAAGCAACCACGTTCCGCATCCCCCGCATTGTTCACCCTCCCTCATCCGTTCGCGCCGGGTTAGAATGGATCAATTCTCTGATTCAATTGCCCCACCAGGCCACCCGTAGCGCGTGAAGTCCTTTCTCGAAAACCGTCCCCTGATGATCGCCCTGGCCGTATCGGTGGCAGCCCACGCCGGGCTGCTGGCGCTGCGGTTCGCCGCGCCGGAGGCGTTCCGCCACCAGCCGGCCGATCCCGGGCTGGAAGTGGTGCTGGTCAATGCCAAGCACGACCGGGCGCCAGCCAGGGCCGATGCGCTGGCCCAGGCCAACCTGGATGGCGGCGGCACGGCCGAGGCGGGCCGCGCCAAGTCGCCGCTGCCCGACCTGCGCAAGGTCGAGGATGGCGACAGCATCAAGGCCCTGCAGCGGCGCATTGCCGAATTGGAGCGGCTGCAGCAGAACGTGCTGACGCGCGCCCGCAGCGGCGGCGATTTCACCGCGCCGCCGGTCACCGAGCGCGACAAGCCCGATCCGACCCGCCAGGGCGCCGACAACCTCGACACCACGCGCGCCATCTCGCGCACCAGCGCCGAGATCTTCGAGCGTATCGAGGAAGAAAACCGCCGCCCCAAGCGCACGCAAATCACGCCCAGCACGCGCCAGGTCGGCTATGCGCTGTACTACAAGGCGATGCAGAAGCGCATCGAGGAAGTCGGCACGCTGAACTTCCCGCAACAGGCCGGCCGCAAGCTGTATGGCGACCTGGTGGTCTACATCCCCGTGTTCCAGGACGGCACCCTGTACCTGGGCGATGGCGGCCCGCGCGTCGAGCGCAGCTCGGGCAACCCGGCCCTCGACAAGGCGGCGCTCGAGATCGTGCGTCGCTCGGCCCCGTTCGGCGCCTTCCCGGCCAATATGCGCACCCAGGGCAAGGACGACCTGTGGGAAGTGTTCACCCGATTCCGTTTCACCCGTGAGGACAAGATGCAGGCAACCCTTGGAGAAGCCGCCAAATGAGCCGCCCCGTGACCGATCAATACTGCGTCATCGGCAATCCGATCGCCCACAGCAAATCCCCGCAGATTCACGCCGCCTACGCGCTGCAGACCGGCCAGGATCTGGCGTATGAACGCTGCCTGGCGCCGCCCGACGGCTTCGAGGCGACGGTGCGGCGCCTGGTCGCCGAAGGTTATCGGGGCGCCAACGTCACGCTGCCGTTCAAGCTCGACGCGGCGCGGCTGGCGACCCGGCTGGCGCCGCGCGCCCAGGCCGCCGGCGCCGTCAACACGCTGATGTTCGACCAGGGCGAGATCGTCGGCGACAACACCGACGGCCCCGGCCTGGTGGCCGACATCGTGCGCAATGCCGGCGTGCCGCTGGCCGGCAAGCGCATCCTCTTGCTGGGCGCCGGCGGCGCCGCGCGCGGCGCGCTGCTGCCGCTCTTGAGCGAAGACCCGCGCCAGATCGTCATCGCCAACCGCACGCTGGCGACGGCCGAACGGCTGGCGGCCGACTTCGCGGCGCATGCCCACCGGCTGGCGGTGAGCGGTTTCCAGGACGTGGAGGGCGGCTTCGACGTGGTCATCAACGCCACCTCGGCCAGCCTGGCGGCCGACGTGCCGCCCGTGCCGGCGGCGGTATTCGGCCCCGGCGTGCTGGCGCTGGACATGATGTACGGGAAGGAGCCGACCGTGTTCATGACATTCGCCGCGCGCCATGGCGCCGATGTGCGCGACGGCCTGGGCATGCTGGTCGAGCAGGCGGCCGAAGCCTTCCTGCTGTGGCGCGGCGTGCGGCCGGAGACCGGCGCCGTGCTGGCCGCGATGCGCCAGGCGGGCTGACCATGGCCAGGTCGCGCAAGGCCGCGCCGACGCGGCGCCGCTGGATCAAGTGGATTTTTTTGGCCCCGCTGCTGCTGGTGCTGCTGGTCCAGTTGTATTTCTTTGCGATGGTGTGCTGGTATGCGCAGTTCAACCCCGGCTCGACCAGCTTCATGCGCGAGCAGCTGTCCCAGCTGCGCGAAAAGAATCCGAACGCGACCCTCAAGCACCAGTGGGTGCCGTACGAGCGCATCTCGCGCAACCTGAAGCGCGCGGTGGTGGCCTCGGAAGACGCCAACTTCAGCGTCCACGGCG
It includes:
- the accB gene encoding acetyl-CoA carboxylase biotin carboxyl carrier protein, with amino-acid sequence MDLRKLKTLIDLVAESDIAELEVTEGESKVRIVKSSAIPQNQMVMLPHQGVQQYSAPAAAPAAAPAPVAAPAVAAEPTGHVVKSPMVGTFYRSSAPGAAAFVEVGQSIKEGDTLCIIEAMKLLNEIDADVSGTVTKILVENGQPVEFGQPLFVIG
- a CDS encoding YqiA/YcfP family alpha/beta fold hydrolase yields the protein MSSSPYLLYLHGFRSSPRSFKARVVQEQLEQAGLGERLICPQLPASPKAAIDLALALVERLAPANLAIVGSSLGGFYATWLAERLGVRAAVINPSVDPTRNLEKHVGVTTAWHSDEPFEFRQEYIGELHDLRVARITRPERYFLLAATGDEVLDYRDMVAHYAGARQHVIEGSDHAISEFPQYVDEVLAFCGLGPVGAAQ
- a CDS encoding chorismate--pyruvate lyase family protein, encoding MRLAAWQPHARAVRAPEGMHDWLVTPGSLTARLVASSDAFRVRRLHQRSATCLADEAQAIGLARPQRAWEREVLLECDGEPVVFAHTVVPMDCDATDWPLFSALGERSLGTTLFYDPLVRRGQLEFARLSADHPLVRRAHAALGGQGATDTTIYYARRCVYRRRQGLLLVTEVFLPAVLTLGAAATMKNIT
- a CDS encoding TlpA family protein disulfide reductase; amino-acid sequence: MNKKHLAAYAAVAALFGVMGAVVAVYKKPAQSVLPAPTTVARDGQVTNPAVNLYAQSLNDLEGKPQPLAQWKGKPLLVNFWATWCGPCVREMPELMHLASEDGGKRFNVIGIGIDSPTNMSEFAAKMNVTYPLYVGGMGGTELSRGFGNTNGGLPYTVLIGADGQVIKTYLGELKFDELRADLAKLGS
- the prmA gene encoding 50S ribosomal protein L11 methyltransferase; its protein translation is MSWTEVVIEIARDHAEALSDALMEAGALSVSVEDADEGTEDEKPLFGEPGMEPTQAAWDHSRVVALLEADADQLAIVTEAAQAVKLAVVPAFTTRKVEDADWVRLTQSQFEPIHIGKNIWVVPSWHEAPDPNGLILELDPGLAFGTGSHPTTRLCMEWLEAHPAPGKSVLDYGCGSGILAMVAKKLGAHDVAGVDIDPQAIESARANAERNGVEIDYYLPDTFAASGNARHAGGKFDIVVANILSSPLKLMAPMLAGRVADGGNLILSGVLARQAEEVAAAYAPFIKLGVWAEQDGWVALHGTLGQDSAPPPRSGG
- the mpl gene encoding UDP-N-acetylmuramate:L-alanyl-gamma-D-glutamyl-meso-diaminopimelate ligase produces the protein MHIHILGICGTFMGGLAVLAKEAGHRVTGCDANVYPPMSIQLEAQGIELIQGYGPEQVALNPDLYVIGNVMTRGNPLIEEILNRGLPYVSGPQWIGEHILREKWVLAVAGTHGKTTTTSMLAWILEDAGYAPGFLIGGVPMNFGVSARLHGDKPSDFFVIEADEYDTAFFDKRSKFVHYHAKTAVLNNLEYDHADIFPDIGAIETQFHHLVRTVPGVGRLVVNGDEASIGRVLKRGCWSDKESFGSADGVDWAMVEHPGGASFDVLFKGELQGTVGWDLTGKHNRSNALAAIAAARHVGVPTAQAIDSLARFQNVKRRMEVRGVVNDITVYDDFAHHPTAIATTVGGLRQKLGTGGRILAVLEPRSNTMKLGAMKDALPGSLKDADLVFGFGSQQALGWSLADALTPLGKIAHSFDQIDYMVQAIVQQAQPGDHILVMSNGGFGGVHQKLLDALAP
- a CDS encoding TonB C-terminal domain-containing protein → MIALAVSVAAHAGLLALRFAAPEAFRHQPADPGLEVVLVNAKHDRAPARADALAQANLDGGGTAEAGRAKSPLPDLRKVEDGDSIKALQRRIAELERLQQNVLTRARSGGDFTAPPVTERDKPDPTRQGADNLDTTRAISRTSAEIFERIEEENRRPKRTQITPSTRQVGYALYYKAMQKRIEEVGTLNFPQQAGRKLYGDLVVYIPVFQDGTLYLGDGGPRVERSSGNPALDKAALEIVRRSAPFGAFPANMRTQGKDDLWEVFTRFRFTREDKMQATLGEAAK
- the accC gene encoding acetyl-CoA carboxylase biotin carboxylase subunit, yielding MFEKILIANRGEIALRIQRACRELGIKTVVVHSEADKDAKYVKLADESVCIGPAQSTLSYLNMPAIISAAEVTDAEAIHPGYGFLSENADFAERVEKSGFVFIGPRSDSIRLMGDKVSAKQAMIKAGVPCVPGSDGALPDDPKEIVQTARRIGYPVIIKAAGGGGGRGMRVVHTEAALLNAVQMTKTEAGTAFGNPEVYMEKYLENPRHVEIQILADEHKNAVWLGERDCSMQRRHQKVIEEAPAPGIPRKLIEKIGDRCAEACRKIGYRGAGTFEFLYENGEFYFIEMNTRVQVEHPVTEMITGIDIVQEQIRIACGEKLRFRQRDIMLSGHSIECRINAEDPFKFTPSPGRITGWHPPGGPGIRVDSHSYAGYYVPPHYDSMIGKVISYGATREQAIRRMQIALSEMVVEGILTNIPLHRELMVDARFIEGGTNIHYLEQKLAAKPDLPKETALGAKSEAKVQE
- the aroQ gene encoding type II 3-dehydroquinate dehydratase, with amino-acid sequence MAKKLLLLNGPNLNLLGTREPAVYGTTTLADIEQAAVTQASQAGAALEYFQSNHEGALIDRIHAARAEGVDFIVINPGGLTHTSVALRDAFASVAIPFVEVHISNVHQRESFRHHSYLSGIARGVICGLGADGYRFAIDFALK
- a CDS encoding ribonuclease catalytic domain-containing protein, with amino-acid sequence MNVFFEESGDFKVGAILSQAGEAYQVEMPSGKRTKVKTRDVLLQFDKPEPQALLDAAKAIVLDVDLDFLWEVAGEEEFGFAELGAEYFGHAPLPHEAAGLVLALHGSPIYFYKKGRGRYKAAPEQSLKAALAGIEKKKQQAIVQAGYVEELKAGKLPASMQQIVHQLLFKPDKNTIEYKAFETAASELQTSAPRLMLDVGGLASPKELHMGRFLFEHFPRGAGFAPVEIPKAPGDLPLANVAAFSIDDVTTTEIDDAFSVVRLDDGSVQVGIHIAAPGLGIRPDDAIDKIARARMSTVYMPGDKITMLPDEVVNAFTLAEGNDCPALSLYAVLDPSDWSVKSTTTRAERVPVKNNLRHNDLDHVVNEETLESGAGDYPHKDELGLLWKWALQLEAGRMKKREAFGLKPEQANRVDFNFYVEDDVVSIVRRKRGAPLDKIVAELMIFANSTWGKLLHDSGVPGIYRSQTPGAGGWAAKMQVRMVTHAAPHQGLGVDQYAWSTSPLRRYTDLVNQWQILAAAEHGVTAPLVAPFKHRDATLFAIVSSFDAAYSAYNDFQQNMERYWCLRWLGQENVKQADAVVLKDELVRLVDVPLVVRLTGMPSAPRGAQVKLDIVRWDEIDLQLEARLLEVASAEPDASLDYEEEADTGEAAVAEVVEAEGAVAAVDTGDAPQPAPASAQ
- the aroE gene encoding shikimate dehydrogenase encodes the protein MSRPVTDQYCVIGNPIAHSKSPQIHAAYALQTGQDLAYERCLAPPDGFEATVRRLVAEGYRGANVTLPFKLDAARLATRLAPRAQAAGAVNTLMFDQGEIVGDNTDGPGLVADIVRNAGVPLAGKRILLLGAGGAARGALLPLLSEDPRQIVIANRTLATAERLAADFAAHAHRLAVSGFQDVEGGFDVVINATSASLAADVPPVPAAVFGPGVLALDMMYGKEPTVFMTFAARHGADVRDGLGMLVEQAAEAFLLWRGVRPETGAVLAAMRQAG